In the Nitrospirales bacterium LBB_01 genome, one interval contains:
- a CDS encoding OmpA family protein — translation MKQSGILKLVLLVVAAAFLLSGCTELVYAPKHSVWYYHKELPEADQAIAKAQAAGKDKECPDLFAKAAKMRDDAYDTYLACHTAEGIELAKKAIQMANALCPPKPQPAPEPAKAREWKEVAKIVLVNFATDKSNIEAKYYVELNQAIDFAKHYPDAKIEVDGHTDNKASKSYNDALSMRRATAVADYLEKQGISSSRIKANGFGFSQPVDTNATAAGRAKNRRVEIRISSQIEKDSYTPAKVMKPEHKKVKKAKKAKKAVEKTTKPN, via the coding sequence ATGAAACAAAGTGGGATTTTAAAGTTAGTACTGTTAGTAGTAGCAGCGGCATTTTTGTTGTCGGGTTGCACTGAGCTTGTGTACGCACCAAAGCATTCCGTGTGGTATTACCACAAGGAACTCCCTGAGGCTGATCAGGCTATAGCAAAGGCTCAGGCAGCAGGAAAAGACAAAGAGTGTCCGGATCTGTTTGCTAAGGCTGCAAAGATGAGAGACGATGCTTATGATACGTACCTTGCCTGCCACACTGCCGAGGGTATTGAGTTGGCTAAAAAAGCAATCCAGATGGCAAATGCCCTTTGTCCACCTAAGCCACAGCCAGCGCCAGAGCCTGCAAAGGCACGTGAGTGGAAAGAAGTAGCTAAAATTGTTCTTGTTAACTTTGCTACCGACAAGAGTAACATTGAGGCCAAGTACTATGTTGAACTCAATCAAGCTATAGACTTTGCAAAACACTACCCAGATGCCAAAATTGAAGTTGATGGACACACTGACAACAAGGCATCAAAAAGCTACAACGACGCTCTTTCAATGAGGCGTGCTACCGCTGTTGCTGACTATCTTGAAAAACAGGGTATCAGCAGCTCTCGCATTAAAGCAAACGGTTTCGGTTTTTCACAGCCGGTGGATACAAATGCCACAGCAGCCGGCAGGGCAAAAAACAGACGTGTGGAGATTCGTATCTCTTCACAGATTGAAAAGGACTCCTACACCCCTGCTAAAGTAATGAAACCAGAGCATAAAAAAGTTAAAAAAGCCAAGAAAGCCAAAAAGGCTGTAGAAAAAACTACAAAACCAAACTAA
- a CDS encoding MBL fold metallo-hydrolase — protein sequence MKIRFCGVRGSIPTPGKETVRYGGNTSCIELTGKEGTILIFDSGTGIRTIGERFAPRSPLTIHLLLSHTHWDHIHGFPFFLPAYIPKNVINIYGPPHFDKSLREIMAQQMVYSYFPVNSDELSATINYRDLKEETLQAGEFTIKSKLMNHPVTCFGYRVTEGDKSIVYTGDNEPYYNFMANSVVDDSERQEIELIVKEQNARTVEFAKGVDVLICDAQYSDTEYLTRVGWGHSSTLHALDLAIKADVKHLVIFHHEPSRSDDKMDELLQYTIDKYNELQHAGLKITAAVEGEEIDL from the coding sequence ATGAAGATAAGGTTCTGCGGTGTCAGGGGTTCAATTCCAACGCCTGGGAAAGAAACGGTCAGATATGGCGGCAACACGTCATGTATTGAGCTTACAGGCAAAGAAGGCACTATTTTGATTTTTGATTCCGGAACCGGTATAAGAACCATTGGAGAGAGGTTTGCCCCACGCTCACCGCTGACTATCCATCTGCTCTTATCCCATACACATTGGGACCACATTCACGGCTTTCCATTTTTTCTTCCAGCCTATATACCTAAAAATGTAATTAACATCTATGGCCCCCCACATTTTGATAAGAGTCTGCGGGAGATTATGGCTCAACAGATGGTTTATTCATATTTCCCCGTAAACTCCGACGAGCTCTCAGCCACCATTAACTACAGAGACTTAAAGGAGGAAACACTTCAGGCGGGCGAATTCACTATAAAATCAAAACTCATGAATCACCCCGTAACTTGTTTTGGTTACCGCGTGACTGAGGGTGATAAAAGTATTGTTTATACTGGAGATAACGAACCATACTATAATTTTATGGCAAATTCCGTGGTTGATGACAGTGAACGGCAGGAAATTGAACTGATAGTCAAAGAACAAAATGCACGGACTGTGGAATTTGCAAAAGGAGTTGACGTATTGATTTGTGATGCACAGTACTCAGATACCGAGTACTTAACAAGGGTCGGCTGGGGTCACAGTTCAACTCTCCACGCACTTGACCTTGCTATTAAGGCTGATGTTAAACACCTTGTAATATTTCACCATGAGCCCTCACGCTCTGACGATAAAATGGATGAACTCCTGCAGTACACCATTGACAAGTATAATGAACTACAGCACGCAGGTTTAAAGATAACTGCAGCTGTTGAGGGTGAGGAGATTGACTTATGA
- a CDS encoding PAS domain S-box protein, with product MSITLQNKTLDFVQSPEDIFNLMSAAVNDALAVLDIGNNIVFWNDHSEKYFKYKHEDILGKNFLKSIISEKYHQTVLKNIDRPEPGAYISEAKTIYVEAIAKDHAKIYCKISLSVMKIKEQLFTILYFRDATDYKLKQNLLTLKKSLEFVKIGVCVTDMEGAIVTANSALARMHGSDISALIEKNVTDVLPCMSHIKSMDGFKNYSAERLCNMASGKDMYVKLESEIVLDDDLRPIAIVITCEDITESKNMQLQICQYNEHLESLVKERTNTLSETNKQLRDEIVKRTEMEHQIRGNVKDLNMLLKEVHHRVKNNLQIIVSLLSLQSATISDPKLHDIFKDSESRIRAMALIHEKLYESTDMSTLDFGEYLSSLASELLNSYNLKHGNVELKTDISVHTLDIDVAIPCGLVINEFVTNSLKYAFPGNSKGQIMVTFHRAEDGKLHLTLSDNGVGMSKDTDLKKAKSLGLQLIHDLIVRKLKGTIDISTDGGTEFKIII from the coding sequence TTGTCAATTACACTGCAAAATAAGACACTTGATTTCGTTCAGTCGCCTGAGGATATATTTAATCTTATGAGCGCTGCCGTAAATGATGCGCTGGCTGTATTGGATATTGGTAACAATATAGTTTTTTGGAACGACCACTCAGAAAAATACTTCAAGTATAAACATGAAGATATCCTCGGTAAAAATTTTCTGAAAAGTATCATATCTGAAAAGTATCATCAAACAGTTTTAAAAAATATAGACAGACCTGAGCCCGGTGCTTATATCTCTGAGGCTAAAACCATTTACGTAGAGGCGATAGCCAAGGACCATGCAAAAATATATTGCAAGATATCGCTCTCCGTAATGAAAATTAAAGAACAGCTCTTTACAATTCTTTATTTCAGGGATGCTACCGACTATAAACTCAAACAGAACTTACTAACACTTAAAAAATCCCTTGAATTTGTGAAAATTGGCGTCTGTGTTACCGACATGGAGGGCGCCATAGTCACTGCAAACTCGGCATTGGCTCGGATGCACGGCTCTGATATATCTGCCCTGATAGAGAAGAACGTCACAGACGTGCTGCCTTGCATGTCGCACATAAAGAGTATGGATGGCTTCAAAAACTACAGCGCAGAGCGTCTTTGTAATATGGCTTCAGGCAAAGATATGTACGTTAAGCTTGAATCAGAAATAGTGCTGGACGACGATTTGAGACCGATAGCGATTGTAATAACATGTGAGGATATAACTGAGAGCAAAAATATGCAGTTACAAATCTGTCAGTACAATGAACACCTTGAGAGTTTGGTAAAGGAGCGCACAAATACTCTTTCAGAGACCAATAAGCAGCTTCGTGATGAGATAGTAAAACGCACCGAGATGGAGCACCAAATCCGCGGAAACGTGAAGGATTTAAACATGCTGCTTAAAGAGGTGCATCACAGGGTCAAAAACAATCTACAGATTATCGTAAGCCTCTTGAGCCTTCAATCTGCAACCATCTCAGACCCCAAACTGCATGACATATTTAAGGACAGCGAAAGCCGCATCAGGGCAATGGCTTTAATTCATGAAAAACTCTATGAATCAACGGACATGTCAACTCTGGATTTTGGTGAATACCTTAGTTCTCTGGCCTCCGAGCTGTTAAACTCATATAACCTCAAGCATGGTAACGTAGAGCTTAAGACAGACATCAGCGTTCACACGTTGGATATAGACGTTGCAATTCCATGCGGGTTGGTTATTAATGAGTTTGTTACAAATTCTTTGAAATATGCCTTTCCCGGCAATTCCAAAGGACAGATAATGGTCACTTTCCATAGAGCTGAGGACGGCAAACTTCATCTTACACTCAGTGACAATGGCGTTGGTATGTCAAAAGACACAGATCTAAAAAAAGCAAAATCATTGGGTTTACAGTTGATACATGATCTTATTGTAAGGAAACTAAAGGGAACAATAGATATCAGCACAGATGGTGGAACAGAGTTTAAGATAATAATTTAA
- a CDS encoding adenylate/guanylate cyclase domain-containing protein, whose protein sequence is MINLEQLKRGFFLYFLTAAITLLFVTLAIYDPVFITERLEVKLLDVRIYVKNLIKTDDAPKNIVMVYVDEKSIKEIGRWPWNRDIEADLVRNISKDTPKVIAIDVMFSEAENAASDDKLAAALKDAGNVVLAMAFIFKSSNTALTGVADAPDFLWDSAFMEVKTIPGINWKGWAAKPDKVLPPIEKFATVASLGHVYTHPDTDGALRWAILYVNFGTDCYPHLALQTARIAMGLKQKDMILYGGSSIKLGSKYIPVDLSGRVIVNYRGVKTHYISVSASDVIKGKIEKGFFNNKIVFIGTSALATFDQKVTAVSADTPGVNVNANIVENILSTGFIRKSPRIIEIIVICLTGILFGLIIRSRALLSSILALICISVYMFISFYLFIKANLWLNITYPAASMVTTFSLQTIIKFLAEERRGRQVRGIFSRYVSPQIVNVLINSPEGTHLGGKQQTLTILFTDIVGFTTISEKLTPEEVVHMLNEYFSDMVEIIFRWTGTLNKFIGDAIMCFWGAPVVNPLHAVYAVKCALHMIAKKEQIQAKRLSEGKAPIEIGIGINSGEVLIGNIGAVGKQMDYTIIGDHVNLCSRIEGLTRKFNSHILISENTFKEIRPHIDSDLLYSVSVKCVGKVAVKGKAQPVSVYDVKALPSGSVSEVVDEIFDEVIYMKDK, encoded by the coding sequence ATGATTAATTTAGAACAATTAAAACGTGGGTTTTTCCTCTATTTTTTAACCGCAGCCATTACGCTGCTTTTTGTTACGCTTGCCATATATGATCCGGTTTTTATAACGGAACGTCTTGAAGTAAAACTTCTTGATGTGAGAATTTATGTAAAGAATCTGATAAAGACCGATGATGCCCCTAAAAACATAGTAATGGTTTATGTCGATGAGAAGAGCATAAAAGAGATAGGACGCTGGCCATGGAACAGGGATATTGAGGCTGATTTGGTGCGTAATATTTCAAAGGATACTCCTAAAGTGATAGCTATTGATGTGATGTTTAGCGAGGCTGAAAATGCGGCAAGTGACGATAAACTGGCTGCGGCACTAAAGGATGCCGGAAACGTGGTTTTGGCAATGGCCTTTATATTCAAAAGCAGTAATACAGCTTTAACCGGCGTTGCCGATGCACCAGATTTCCTATGGGATTCGGCATTCATGGAGGTAAAGACGATACCCGGTATAAATTGGAAAGGCTGGGCTGCTAAACCAGACAAAGTGCTTCCACCTATTGAAAAATTTGCCACCGTTGCCTCACTTGGGCATGTTTACACTCACCCTGACACTGACGGCGCTCTAAGGTGGGCAATCCTTTATGTTAATTTTGGCACAGACTGTTACCCGCATCTTGCCCTCCAGACGGCTCGCATTGCAATGGGATTAAAGCAAAAGGATATGATACTATATGGCGGCTCCAGCATTAAACTTGGAAGCAAATATATACCTGTTGACCTAAGCGGACGGGTTATCGTTAATTACAGAGGAGTTAAAACTCACTACATTTCAGTTTCGGCATCAGATGTTATAAAAGGTAAAATTGAAAAAGGGTTTTTCAATAACAAGATTGTTTTTATAGGGACCTCGGCGCTTGCAACGTTTGACCAGAAAGTTACTGCAGTGTCAGCCGATACCCCAGGTGTAAACGTTAACGCTAATATTGTGGAAAATATTCTTTCCACAGGTTTTATAAGAAAAAGCCCTAGAATCATTGAAATAATTGTGATATGTCTTACCGGCATTTTGTTTGGACTGATTATAAGATCCAGAGCTTTGTTAAGTTCCATTTTAGCGCTCATCTGTATATCTGTTTACATGTTCATTTCATTTTACTTATTTATTAAGGCAAATCTATGGCTAAATATAACCTATCCGGCTGCCAGCATGGTTACTACATTTAGTTTACAGACCATTATCAAATTTCTCGCAGAGGAAAGAAGAGGACGGCAGGTACGAGGCATATTTTCAAGATATGTATCCCCGCAAATTGTAAATGTTCTCATAAACAGCCCAGAAGGAACACATCTTGGCGGTAAGCAGCAGACGCTGACTATTCTATTTACAGACATTGTGGGTTTCACCACGATTTCTGAAAAGCTTACTCCAGAAGAAGTAGTGCATATGCTAAATGAGTATTTTAGCGATATGGTAGAGATAATTTTTAGGTGGACCGGAACACTGAATAAGTTCATAGGCGATGCCATTATGTGTTTTTGGGGAGCTCCGGTTGTTAATCCACTTCACGCTGTGTATGCTGTTAAATGCGCCTTGCATATGATTGCTAAAAAAGAGCAAATTCAGGCTAAACGTCTTTCTGAGGGGAAAGCTCCTATAGAAATAGGCATAGGCATAAACTCCGGCGAGGTTCTCATTGGTAACATTGGCGCTGTAGGAAAACAGATGGATTACACTATTATAGGCGATCATGTTAATTTATGTTCAAGAATTGAGGGTCTGACAAGAAAATTCAATTCGCATATTCTTATCTCAGAAAATACTTTTAAAGAGATTCGTCCCCACATAGACTCAGACTTGCTCTACAGTGTATCGGTAAAATGTGTCGGCAAAGTCGCTGTAAAGGGTAAAGCGCAGCCTGTCAGCGTTTACGATGTTAAGGCTTTGCCGTCAGGTTCGGTCTCTGAGGTTGTTGACGAGATATTCGATGAGGTAATTTACATGAAAGACAAATAG
- a CDS encoding HDOD domain-containing protein: protein MSSNTGTPGDSREKAPSTPAKSVTVMITEFTSTYIPGRHMERPSISVIIDKLNDILLTKNLGVKIKGIGTKTYYSFDDCSNALHTAFNIKGIVDKYNLLTLSNMPVLFKIAIHTGLMENEDLKPVTSTASLLISKTDSDCIYLTEEAYNALPEKDKESCKGEKTLEHTSKGALKIYKVINIADTVKKEEKPPQQLKPQEQEKRPDMILYGKPLGAFSKKLTTVEAIKEKTNKDGFPVMSHTIDLLMKLPEDLKVDGVSVTQLTNVILDDFSLTNKLLSLVNTAYYAQYDGKISTMSRAIMLLGFVQIRSTALSLLLFEDIADKNVANELKVLIINGLMSSLISKNIALSGATQINAEEAFICSILHDLGKILIAYFFPQEYDLVTAKTQQFSEEMASRSVLGLSYEEIGISVSTDWKLPKQAIYCMHKLDNERIIKSETYDDKLRGVVSFSNEICSLMLNDSMDMAEKQASLRKIMKRYGECFTLSQDQVAVTLDSMLKEMGHYFSIYDIKADQIELFKKISDFHATIGVVTPAEVKAAAPVAEENKLGDTEFLGGTLPAAPEKQESVVFQRAIYDITTALLEDYSLNDTLRMILEIIYNTMGFSHVLICRKNSKQDRMVGWFGFGADIDVIVSKFNFPIVDSDDVFNFALKQGSDMVVADSKAPNVKERIPQWYTSVLNADAFIVLPIIVADKPVAVIYADNAGAEQKPFSQHQIWCLKALRKQVNMVFKQKLKT from the coding sequence TTGTCAAGCAATACAGGGACGCCTGGAGACAGCAGGGAAAAAGCACCGTCAACTCCGGCAAAAAGTGTCACGGTAATGATAACTGAATTTACCAGCACTTACATACCCGGCAGACATATGGAAAGACCCTCGATATCGGTTATCATAGATAAGCTAAACGATATACTTCTTACTAAAAACCTGGGTGTTAAGATAAAAGGTATCGGCACTAAGACATATTATTCTTTTGACGACTGCAGTAATGCCCTGCATACCGCTTTCAATATAAAGGGAATAGTTGATAAGTATAATCTTCTTACTCTTAGCAATATGCCTGTACTTTTTAAAATAGCCATTCACACCGGCCTTATGGAAAATGAAGACTTAAAACCGGTAACAAGTACGGCATCTTTACTTATATCAAAAACCGACTCAGACTGTATCTATTTAACCGAAGAGGCTTACAACGCTCTCCCGGAAAAGGATAAAGAATCTTGCAAAGGCGAAAAAACCCTCGAACACACAAGTAAGGGTGCTTTAAAGATATACAAAGTAATTAATATTGCAGATACCGTTAAAAAGGAAGAGAAGCCGCCCCAACAGTTGAAACCACAAGAACAAGAAAAACGTCCCGATATGATTTTATATGGAAAACCGTTAGGTGCATTTTCAAAGAAACTCACTACAGTAGAAGCAATTAAGGAAAAAACCAATAAAGACGGATTTCCCGTAATGTCTCACACAATAGACTTGTTAATGAAACTGCCGGAGGATCTTAAAGTTGACGGGGTATCTGTAACTCAGCTGACAAACGTCATTTTAGATGATTTTTCACTAACCAACAAACTGCTATCCCTTGTTAATACCGCTTACTATGCTCAGTATGACGGTAAAATCAGCACGATGTCACGGGCAATAATGCTTCTGGGATTTGTACAGATAAGAAGCACAGCACTGTCTCTGCTGCTATTTGAAGACATTGCCGACAAAAATGTTGCCAACGAGCTTAAAGTTTTAATCATAAACGGACTAATGAGCTCTTTGATTTCAAAAAACATAGCGCTAAGCGGTGCAACACAGATAAATGCAGAGGAGGCTTTTATCTGTTCAATACTCCATGATCTTGGTAAAATTTTGATTGCTTACTTTTTTCCACAAGAGTATGACCTTGTTACAGCAAAAACACAACAGTTTAGTGAAGAAATGGCATCACGCTCTGTGCTTGGTCTCTCTTATGAGGAAATTGGCATAAGCGTTTCTACAGATTGGAAACTACCCAAACAAGCCATCTACTGTATGCACAAGCTTGACAACGAACGAATTATCAAATCAGAGACCTATGACGATAAGCTCAGAGGTGTTGTGTCCTTTTCTAATGAAATATGCTCTCTGATGTTAAATGATTCTATGGACATGGCCGAAAAGCAAGCGTCTCTCAGAAAAATAATGAAACGCTACGGCGAATGCTTTACATTATCACAAGACCAAGTAGCTGTTACTTTAGATTCTATGTTGAAGGAGATGGGTCACTATTTCAGCATTTACGACATTAAAGCTGATCAAATAGAGCTCTTCAAAAAAATAAGCGACTTTCACGCTACAATAGGAGTTGTAACCCCTGCCGAGGTTAAAGCCGCTGCCCCAGTTGCTGAGGAAAACAAGCTCGGTGATACGGAGTTTCTTGGCGGAACATTGCCCGCAGCACCCGAAAAACAGGAAAGTGTTGTATTTCAAAGAGCCATTTACGATATTACAACTGCTCTTTTAGAGGATTATTCTTTAAACGACACGCTGCGTATGATTTTAGAGATTATCTATAATACAATGGGATTTTCACATGTGCTGATTTGTCGGAAAAATTCCAAACAAGACAGAATGGTCGGATGGTTTGGTTTTGGAGCCGATATAGATGTTATTGTAAGCAAATTCAATTTTCCAATCGTTGACTCTGACGATGTGTTTAATTTTGCTCTAAAACAAGGTTCCGATATGGTCGTTGCTGACTCCAAAGCCCCCAATGTAAAAGAGCGGATACCGCAGTGGTACACTAGTGTATTAAATGCAGATGCCTTTATCGTATTACCAATAATTGTTGCTGACAAGCCCGTCGCAGTTATTTATGCCGACAATGCCGGCGCAGAACAAAAACCTTTTTCACAGCACCAAATATGGTGCTTGAAAGCTCTGAGAAAACAAGTCAATATGGTGTTTAAGCAGAAGTTGAAAACCTAG
- a CDS encoding arginine--tRNA ligase, which translates to MIEKFILEAVEGMGVKLDFAGVEIPKREGQGDISTPVAMSLSGKLKTAPRKIAEALILALNSRPEINAMFEKIEILGPGFINFHLKADFIYDRLMSLYNDSKEFLRVELGFGKRVQVEFVSANPTGPLHLGHGRGAALGAALANLLTGAGYEVEKEFYINDAGRQVSLLGQSVFGAYHKLCNSDKYPIPEDGYRGDYIEVIAKDIAETHGNSLINRNFSEVSTIFIDYSYKKMLKWIDDDLSTFNVTFDRWQSERELFDSGIVGASIDLLRQQGYIYDEDGAVWFRATAFGDEKDRVIIKSDGTYTYFASDISYHIRKFQRGFDECINIWGADHHGYIPRVKAAIKAAGVDDSRLTVLLVQMVSLLRAGVPVQMSKRAGEFITLKDLIDEIGADTARFIFLTRRPDSQLEFDLDAAKAQSAENPVFYVQYAFARINSIFSKAHERGIQTTSAEINLSLLDKPEELQIIKKLILYPLIYENAARAREPHRITFYLQELSGMFHPYYNKYRILSVEGSEESTESLTLTHARLILCESIKTIIEAGLKTLGITAPERM; encoded by the coding sequence ATGATAGAAAAATTTATTCTCGAGGCAGTTGAAGGTATGGGCGTCAAACTGGACTTTGCAGGTGTGGAAATTCCAAAGCGTGAGGGACAAGGGGATATTTCAACGCCAGTGGCTATGAGTCTGTCTGGAAAGTTGAAGACTGCGCCCAGAAAAATAGCGGAGGCTCTCATTCTGGCTCTTAACAGCAGGCCTGAGATAAATGCCATGTTTGAAAAAATAGAAATCCTTGGGCCCGGGTTTATTAATTTTCATCTTAAAGCCGACTTTATATACGATCGTTTAATGAGTCTTTATAACGACAGCAAGGAGTTCTTACGGGTAGAGCTTGGGTTTGGAAAAAGAGTGCAGGTAGAATTTGTGAGCGCTAACCCCACAGGCCCATTGCACCTTGGGCATGGAAGAGGGGCAGCCTTAGGAGCTGCCCTTGCTAATCTTCTTACCGGAGCAGGCTATGAGGTTGAGAAGGAGTTTTATATAAATGACGCCGGACGACAGGTGTCGCTCCTTGGTCAATCGGTTTTTGGAGCTTACCACAAACTGTGTAACTCCGATAAATATCCCATTCCTGAGGATGGTTACAGGGGCGATTACATTGAAGTTATTGCTAAAGACATAGCGGAAACTCATGGGAACTCCCTCATAAACCGCAATTTTAGCGAGGTTTCAACAATTTTTATAGATTATTCCTATAAAAAGATGCTCAAATGGATAGACGACGATTTAAGCACTTTCAATGTAACTTTTGACAGATGGCAAAGCGAACGGGAACTCTTTGACAGCGGCATAGTCGGTGCCTCCATTGATTTACTGAGACAGCAGGGTTACATCTACGATGAGGACGGAGCGGTGTGGTTTAGAGCAACAGCGTTTGGAGACGAAAAGGACAGAGTCATAATAAAAAGCGATGGCACTTATACATATTTTGCCTCTGATATTTCATACCACATACGGAAATTTCAACGTGGATTTGACGAATGTATCAATATATGGGGAGCCGACCATCACGGCTATATCCCACGCGTAAAGGCGGCAATTAAGGCGGCAGGTGTTGATGACTCAAGGCTTACGGTGCTCCTTGTGCAGATGGTATCTCTTTTGAGAGCAGGGGTGCCGGTTCAAATGTCTAAGCGTGCCGGTGAGTTTATCACTCTTAAGGATTTAATTGACGAAATAGGGGCCGACACTGCCAGATTCATATTTCTAACAAGAAGACCGGACAGCCAACTGGAGTTTGACCTTGATGCTGCAAAGGCGCAATCGGCGGAAAATCCTGTCTTTTACGTTCAATATGCCTTTGCAAGAATAAACAGCATATTTTCTAAAGCTCATGAAAGGGGCATTCAAACAACGAGTGCTGAGATAAACCTCTCACTTCTGGATAAACCGGAGGAGCTTCAAATCATAAAAAAGCTCATCCTCTACCCGTTGATATATGAAAACGCAGCCCGTGCACGAGAGCCGCACAGGATAACATTTTATCTTCAGGAGCTATCCGGAATGTTTCACCCATACTACAATAAGTACAGAATCCTTAGTGTGGAGGGATCTGAGGAAAGCACTGAGTCGCTCACGTTGACACATGCGCGGCTAATCCTGTGCGAGTCAATTAAGACCATAATTGAGGCCGGACTGAAAACGCTTGGCATTACTGCTCCTGAGAGAATGTAA
- a CDS encoding response regulator, with product MDQTNAGSNIPTGIRVVVVEDEIIVARDIEMKLKKLGYNVLDIAASGEEAIQKAGDLLPDLMLMDITLEGDMDGIEAAGQIDALYNIPIVYLTAHTDLDTLSRARTTEPYGYIIKPFAIRDLLVTISMALYKHRMEARNKVINTILKVFLKPITLKEKLEQSLGLITSIPRLFLQTKGAIFLVEDDPAVLVLKASLGTPDCEKITPGKCLCGMAMSTKEIVFAEKIDKRHELNQDALPHGHYCVPILAANKLLGVICAYVREGHKRDVADEEVLTSFADIIANVLSYSSQ from the coding sequence ATGGATCAGACAAATGCAGGCAGCAATATCCCCACGGGGATAAGAGTGGTAGTGGTGGAGGACGAGATAATCGTAGCCAGGGACATCGAGATGAAGTTAAAGAAACTGGGGTATAATGTTTTAGATATTGCCGCATCTGGAGAGGAGGCAATCCAAAAAGCAGGGGATTTATTACCTGATCTTATGCTTATGGATATAACGCTTGAGGGCGACATGGACGGCATTGAAGCTGCAGGACAGATTGATGCGCTCTATAACATCCCAATTGTGTATCTGACCGCTCATACTGATCTGGATACCCTAAGCCGTGCACGCACAACGGAGCCTTACGGTTATATAATTAAACCTTTTGCGATCAGAGACTTATTGGTAACAATCAGCATGGCCCTTTATAAGCACAGAATGGAGGCCAGAAATAAGGTCATAAATACGATTTTGAAGGTATTTTTAAAACCAATTACATTGAAGGAAAAATTAGAGCAGTCACTTGGTCTGATAACGTCAATTCCGAGGCTTTTCCTTCAAACAAAGGGTGCCATCTTTTTAGTTGAAGATGATCCGGCTGTGCTTGTACTTAAAGCATCCTTAGGAACGCCTGATTGTGAAAAAATAACCCCAGGCAAATGTCTGTGCGGTATGGCTATGTCAACTAAGGAGATAGTGTTTGCCGAGAAAATTGACAAACGCCATGAGCTTAACCAGGATGCCCTGCCGCATGGCCACTACTGTGTGCCGATACTTGCCGCTAATAAGCTGCTGGGCGTGATTTGTGCCTATGTGCGTGAGGGTCATAAGAGAGATGTAGCGGATGAGGAGGTGCTGACTTCTTTTGCCGATATAATTGCTAACGTACTAAGCTATTCGTCTCAATAA
- a CDS encoding TIGR01212 family radical SAM protein (This family includes YhcC from E. coli K-12, an uncharacterized radical SAM protein.) has product MKLLYGESVYKVNVDAGFTCPNRDGTAGYGGCIYCNNDSFRPGPCEPALGVDKQVENGISYLSKRYKARKFIAYFQPYTNTYAHVDELRRLYYQALSNPSVIGIAIGTRPDSVDEEKLQLLKDISRDYFVLIEYGLQSIYDKSLTFINRGHNYDCFLKTIELSAKMGLKNLGAHIIVGFPTESLSEMMDMAGVISTLPINFLKIHQLQVIKSTALAVAYEKSPFYVFSYEEYLEFIREFIQKLSPHLVIQRLFATAPDDILIAPLWNKTRQQIIRDIELMFTGRDIYQGKLFRFLD; this is encoded by the coding sequence ATGAAGTTACTCTATGGTGAATCCGTGTATAAGGTAAATGTTGACGCCGGTTTTACGTGTCCAAACAGGGACGGTACTGCCGGTTACGGCGGGTGCATATACTGTAATAACGACAGCTTCAGGCCTGGTCCCTGTGAACCCGCTCTTGGAGTTGATAAGCAGGTTGAAAACGGCATCAGCTATCTCTCTAAACGCTACAAGGCCAGAAAGTTTATAGCATACTTTCAACCCTACACTAATACCTACGCACATGTTGATGAGCTAAGAAGGTTGTACTACCAGGCGCTGTCTAACCCAAGCGTAATCGGTATAGCCATAGGCACACGTCCGGATTCGGTTGACGAGGAAAAGCTGCAACTTCTAAAGGATATTTCCAGAGACTATTTTGTATTAATTGAGTACGGACTTCAGTCCATCTACGACAAAAGCCTGACCTTTATAAACAGAGGGCACAACTATGACTGCTTCTTAAAAACCATTGAGCTGTCAGCCAAAATGGGGCTAAAGAATTTAGGCGCTCATATTATTGTTGGGTTTCCCACCGAGTCGCTCTCTGAGATGATGGATATGGCAGGGGTTATATCCACTTTGCCTATAAATTTTCTCAAAATCCATCAGCTTCAGGTTATAAAGTCTACAGCTTTGGCTGTTGCATACGAAAAGAGTCCTTTTTACGTCTTTTCTTATGAAGAATATCTTGAATTTATCAGGGAATTTATCCAAAAACTATCGCCTCATCTTGTCATTCAGAGGCTTTTTGCCACCGCCCCTGATGACATCCTGATTGCCCCTCTGTGGAATAAAACCAGACAGCAAATTATCCGCGACATAGAGCTTATGTTTACAGGAAGGGACATTTATCAGGGTAAACTTTTTAGATTTTTAGATTAA